One genomic segment of Gossypium arboreum isolate Shixiya-1 chromosome 3, ASM2569848v2, whole genome shotgun sequence includes these proteins:
- the LOC108475965 gene encoding probable splicing factor 3A subunit 1: protein MPGVMPILPLPAPPSDGDLGPLPPSQVPEAQNEEIQTNEEQNKANSVATHTRTIGIIHPPPDIRNIVDKTAQFVAKNGPEFEKRIIANNANNVKFNFLTSSDPYHAYYQHRLSEFRAQNQNQPNSQQQQPQLQSADSAPAETATAAAADGNDAVVAVAKPDPASLFRLPVRKNLEPPEAAQYTVRLPEGITGEELDIIKLTAQFVARNGKSFLTGLTSREINNPQFNFLRPTHSMFTFFTELADAYSKVLMPPKGLTEKLRKSVVDMTTVLERCLHRLEWERSQEQARQKAEDEIEQERMQMAMIDWHDFVVVETIDFADDEDEDLPPPMTIEEVIRRSKITAMEEDEIVEPGKEVEMEMDEEEVQLVEEGMRAASIGENDGEKKDIRVNEDPEPPMRIVKNWKRPEERITAERDPTKFVVSPITGELIPINEMSEHMRISLIDPKYKEQKERMFAKIRETTLAQDDEISRNIVGLARTRPDIFGTTEEEVSNAVKAEIEKKKDEQPKQVIWDGHTGSIGRTANQAMSQTIMGEDQNDAANSISQNLPGPAAPPPRPGVPSVRPLPPPPGLALNLPRVPPNAPQYSAASSGGLPMSLPQPRPIGVPVMQSMRQAPPPMQMAPGQQSMMMNRPPQMSPTMSMNPVNMPVPPPPGSQFTAVSVPRPFAPLPVPPPSMPMMQPPPPLPQGIPPPPPPEEAPPPLPDEPEPKRQKLDDAKLVPEDQFLAQHPGPACITVSVPNLDEGNLKGQLLEITVQALSETVGSLKEKIAGEIQLPANKQKLSGKAGFLKDNMTLAYYNVGAGETLALSLRERGGRKR from the exons ATGCCAGGGGTAATGCCAATATTGCCCCTTCCGGCACCCCCTTCTGATGGGGATTTAGGCCCATTACCTCCATCTCAGGTGCCAGAGGCTCAAAATGAGGAGATTCAAACGAATGAAGAACAGAACAAAGCTAACTCAGTTGCAACTCATACTAGAACTATTGGAATCATTCATCCTCCTCCTGATATTAGAAATATTGTTGATAAAACTGCTCAGTTTGTTGCCAAAAATGGACCCGAATTCGAGAAAAGAATCATTGCTAATAACGCTAACAATGTCAAGTTCAATTTCTTGACTAGTTCAGATCCATACCATGCTTATTATCAACATAGGTTGTCTGAGTTTCGTGCTCAGAATCAGAACCAGCCCAACTCCCAGCAGCAGCAGCCGCAATTGCAGTCTGCTGATTCAGCTCCAGCTGAGACTGCTACAGCTGCAGCTGCAGATGGGAATGATGCAGTAGTGGCAGTAGCTAAGCCTGATCCCGCTTCGCTGTTTAGACTGCCTGTGCGGAAGAATCTTGAACCACCGGAAGCAGCCCAATATACTGTTAGACTTCCTGAAGGGATTACAGGGGAAGAGTTGGATATTATTAAGCTGACTGCACAGTTTGTTGCACGAAATGGGAAATCATTCTTGACTGGGTTGACCAGTAGGGAGATTAATAATCCCCAGTTCAATTTTTTAAGGCCTACTCACAGTATGTTTACCTTTTTCACCGAACTTGCTGATGCATATTCCAAAGTGTTGATGCCTCCAAAGGGCTTGACAGAAAAGTTGAGGAAGAGTGTTGTTGATATGACAACTGTGCTTGAGAGGTGCTTGCACCGGCTGGAATGGGAACGCTCGCAGGAGCAGGCAAGGCAGAAAGCTGAGGATGAAATTGAGCAGGAGAGAATGCAAATGGCAATGATTGATTGGCATGATTTTGTTGTGGTTGAGACTATAGACTTTGCTGATGACGAGGACGAGGACTTACCTCCCCCAATGACCATTGAGGAGGTAATAAGGAGGAGCAAGATCACTGCTATGGAAGAAGATGAGATTGTTGAGCCTGGAAAGGAGGTGGAAATGGAAATGGATGAAGAAGAGGTACAGCTTGTTGAGGAAGGCATGAGAGCTGCTAGCATTGGAGAGAATGATGGTGAGAAGAAGGATATAAGGGTAAATGAGGACCCTGAACCACCAATGAGAATTGTGAAGAACTGGAAGAGGCCTGAGGAGAGAATCACTGCTGAAAGAGATCCTACCAAGTTTGTTGTCTCACCAATAACTGGTGAGCTAATTCCCATTAATGAGATGTCTGAACACATGAGAATTTCCTTAATTGATCCCAAGTACAAGGAGCAGAAAGAAAGGATGTTTGCGAAGATTAGGGAGACAACTCTTGCTCAGGATGATGAGATATCTAGAAACATTGTGGGACTTGCACGCACACGTCCTGATATCTTTGGTACCACTGAGGAAGAAGTATCTAATGCTGTCAAGGCTGAAATtgagaaaaagaaagatgagcaacCAAAACAGGTTATATGGGATGGTCACACTGGAAGCATTGGACGAACCGCAAACCAGGCTATGTCTCAAACCATCATGGGAGAAGATCAAAATGATGCTGCTAACAGCATTTCACAGAACCTTCCTGGTCCTGCTGCTCCTCCTCCTCGACCTGGTGTCCCATCAGTTCGTCCCCTCCCCCCACCTCCTGGACTAGCTTTAAACCTCCCTCGTGTTCCTCCAAATGCTCCCCAATATTCTGCCGCATCTAGTGGGGGGCTTCCTATGTCGTTACCTCAACCTCGTCCAATTGGTGTTCCAGTAATGCAGTCAATGCGTCAGGCACCACCTCCTATGCAGATGGCACCTGGCCAACAATCCATGATGATGAATCGACCACCACAAATGTCTCCAACAATGTCCATGAACCCAGTTAATATGCCTGTGCCCCCTCCACCTGGTTCTCAATTTACTGCTGTCTCAGTTCCTCGACCCTTTGCCCCACTTCCTGTCCCACCACCTTCTATGCCCATGATGCAGCCACCTCCACCTTTGCCTCAAGGAATtcctccaccaccaccacctgaAGAAGCTCCTCCACCACTTCCTGATGAGCCAGAGCCAAAAAGACAGAAACTTGATGATGCCAAGCTTGTTCCAGAAGATCAGTTTCTTGCTCAACATCCG GGTCCTGCTTGCATTACTGTGTCTGTTCCCAACCTTGATGAAGGGAATCTCAAAGGACAACTTCTTGAGATCACTGTGCAGGCCTTATCTGAAACAGTTGGCAGTTTGAAGGAGAAAATTGCAGGGGAAATTCAGCTTCCTGCAAATAAGCAGAAATTGAGTGGAAAAGCTGGGTTTCTGAAGGACAATATGACCCTTGCATATTACAATGTTGGAGCAGGAGAAACGCTTGCTCTTTCATTGAGGGAACGTGGTGGGAGGAAGAGGTGA